In Lycium ferocissimum isolate CSIRO_LF1 chromosome 11, AGI_CSIRO_Lferr_CH_V1, whole genome shotgun sequence, a single genomic region encodes these proteins:
- the LOC132038677 gene encoding receptor-like serine/threonine-protein kinase SD1-7 — protein sequence MELDTILVLVLVFSCSWLPLFPSQNTVKTGESITANHKLVSAGGSFALGFFTPANSTFIYLGIWYNTIPEQTVIWVANRESPIPQNSFPVFTIGDDGNLVIFYEKDKLIWSSNVKGELLTSNSTVGALLDNGNLVLKHGESNILWDSFEHPTDTLIRDMRIGFNKISGLRTVINSWTSNEDPRPGNFSFGIDGRMHFYTWKQNGIHYRFDDSSKGYMLRIAWYFSVITDNENVFLILAYYKSPLRLRVVLNPIGYLQVMVWNQNGSNKWNIEFQLPQVKCELYAHCGPFGSCGIRSRGLCRCLTGFEPKFLKDWVNGKWNEGCVRKIALGCDGGDRFLKHENMKLPDHAIFLGNMSIKKCATQCIRNCSCSAYACSKNACFIWLGDLLDLADDITSSRALYVRVHGSELITDDLSGNSAQTYKIIIAEVVSTIFVILLLISIFAFIFKRKHLKRPDRMNRNSSLVSSVPSGSLVAKDNMKLVQYSLQNVRDATNNFHKDNKLGEGGFGPVFKGFLDELGYVAIKRLSRRSSQGLEEFMNELKLIAKLQHKNLVSLLGCCVEGEEKILIYEYMLNCSLDKFLFDPSLKVTLDWGTRFGIIEGIAQGMLYLHKYSRLKVIHRDLKVSNILLDQEMIPKISDFGMARIFGTGQTQANTKRVVGTYGYISPEYVVYGQFSEKSDVFSFGVLLLEILTGERNSDFFMTDISMSLLGWAWKKWKEGRVSELIDPSIRETCDSNKATRSMLVALLCVQENPTDRPTMSDIVTMLSNETLAIPEPKEPAFRSSWRPQKLKDFSINEMTFSLPGPR from the exons ATGGAGTTGGATACTATCCTTGTTCTTGTTCTAGTATTTTCTTGTTCGTGGTTACCTCTTTTCCCTAGCCAAAACACTGTTAAAACAGGTGAATCAATCACTGCTAATCACAAATTAGTTTCAGCTGGTGGTAGTTTTGCCTTAGGATTTTTCACCCCAGCCAATTCTACTTTTATCTACCTTGGCATATGGTACAATACTATCCCTGAACAAACAGTTATTTGGGTTGCTAATAGAGAATCTCCAATCCCTCAGAATTCTTTTCCAGTTTTCACTATTGGAGATGATGGAAATTTAGTGATTTTTTATGAAAAGGATAAACTCATTTGGTCATCAAATGTTAAAGGGGAGTTATTAACTTCAAATTCTACCGTGGGAGCATTGTTAGATAACGGAAATCTTGTTCTCAAACACGGTGAGTCCAACATATTGTGGGATAGTTTTGAACATCCTACTGATACATTAATACGCGATATGAGAATCGGTTTCAATAAAATTAGTGGCCTAAGAACCGTGATTAATTCGTGGACAAGTAATGAAGATCCTCGGCCTGGAAATTTCTCTTTTGGAATAGACGGGCGTATGCATTTTTACACTTGGAAGCAGAACGGTATTCATTATAGATTTGACGATAGTAGCAAAGGGTATATGCTACGAATCGCGTGGTATTTCTCTGTTATTACTGATAATGAAAATGTATTTCTTATTTTAGCTTACTACAAAAGCCCGTTAAGATTAAGAGTCGTTTTGAATCCTATCGGGTACCTTCAGGTGATGGTGTGGAATCAGAATGGTAGTAATAAGTGGAATATTGAATTTCAACTACCACAAGTTAAGTGTGAACTTTATGCACACTGTGGTCCATTTGGCAGTTGTGGGATCAGATCAAGAGGATTATGCAGATGTTTAACAGGATTTGAACCAAAGTTTCTCAAAGATTGGGTAAACGGGAAATGGAATGAAGGTTGTGTGAGAAAAATAGCGTTGGGATGTGACGGTGGAGATAGGTTTTTGAAACATGAGAATATGAAGTTACCTGATCATGCTATTTTCTTAGGAAATATGAGTATTAAAAAGTGTGCAACTCAGTGCATTAGGAACTGCTCCTGCTCAGCATATGCTTGTTCGAAAAACGCCTGTTTTATATGGCTTGGAGATTTACTGGATCTTGCTGATGACATTACCAGCAGCAGAGCTCTCTATGTTCGAGTTCATGGCTCCGAGCTAA TAACTGATGATTTATCTGGGAATTCAGCTCAAACATACAAAATTATCATTGCAGAAGTTGTTTCTACAATTTTTGTTATCTTGCTTCTTATTAGTATCTTCGCCTTTATCTTCAAAAGAAAGCACTTGAAAAGACCAG ATAGGATGAACAGAAATTCTTCTCTAGTTAGCTCCGTGCCTAGTGGATCTTTAGTTGCGAAAGACAATATGAAGTTGGTACAATACAGCCTGCAGAATGTAAGAGATGCTACAAACAACTTCCACAAAGATAACAAACTTGGAGAAGGTGGTTTTGGCCCTGTGTTTAAG GGGTTCCTGGATGAGCTCGGATATGTAGCCATCAAACGGCTAAGCAGGAGGTCATCACAAGGACTGGAGGAGTTCATGAATGAGTTGAAGCTAATCGCGAAATTGCAGCACAAAAATCTCGTCAGCCTCTTAGGATGCTGTGTTGAAGGAGAGGAGAAGATACTGATCTATGAGTATATGCTGAATTGCAGCCTGGACAAATTTCTATTTG accCTTCGCTGAAGGTTACACTCGATTGGGGTACACGTTTTGGGATAATAGAAGGAATTGCACAAGGAATGCTTTACCTACACAAATACTCAAGACTAAAAGTCATTCACAGGGACTTGAAGGTAAGCAACATTCTGCTAGATCAAGAGATGATTCCTAAAATATCAGACTTTGGAATGGCAAGGATTTTCGGGACTGGTCAAACACAGGCCAATACAAAACGAGTGGTTGGTACATA TGGCTATATATCTCCAGAATACGTAGTATATGGCCAGTTTTCGGAAAAATCAGATGTATTCAGCTTTGGAGTATTGCTGTTGGAAATTCTGACTGGTGAACGAAACTCAGACTTCTTCATGACTGATATTTCTATGTCTCTATTAGGATGG GCATGGAAAAAGTGGAAAGAAGGAAGAGTATCGGAGTTGATTGATCCATCAATAAGGGAAACCTGCGACAGTAACAAAGCAACAAGGTCAATGTTGGTTGCTCTTCTTTGCGTTCAAGAAAATCCAACAGATCGGCCAACAATGTCTGATATAGTTACCATGTTAAGCAACGAAACGTTAGCCATCCCTGAGCCAAAAGAACCAGCTTTCCGCAGCAGCTGGCGACCTCAGAAGTTAAAAGACTTTTCCATAAATGAGATGACATTTAGTTTGCCAGGACCTCGATGA